Within Desulforegula conservatrix Mb1Pa, the genomic segment GGATGGAATCCTATACTTGTTTCCCTCGCATCCATAATGATTCTTACAGGAGTAATCATTTTTTCCATCGCAGGAATAAGCAACAAAGGCTTTTCTGCTTTTCTGGGGTCAATGTCCGGCATTGTCATGACATGCGCTCTTTCTCTGACCTTCGGGAAATATTTCAAGATTCATGGAGCTGTTCTTCCATTTTCAGAGCCTCTTCTCTACACAGGGTTCCCTTTTCTTAACCTCACCGGAATCTTCTACTCCGGAATATTCATCGCTTCCTCCGGAGTCATAATGGACGTAGCCATGGATATTGCAGCCGCCATGCATGAGATAAAGGAAAAAAGCCCTGATATAAGTACTGGCGAGCTTGTTAAATCAGGACTTGAAGTTGGGCGGGCGGTGCTTGGCACAATGACGACAACACTTCTTCTGGCCTATTTCGGAGGCTACGCATCCATGTTCATGCTCTTTATAGCAATGGGAACTCCTGTCATGAATATCGTAAACATCCAGTATGTTTCCGCTGAGATCATGCATACCCTTGTGGGCAGTTTTGGCCTTGTGACAGTTGTTCCTTTTACAGCATTCATGGGAGGGCTGATCTTCTCTCACCGGGAGAATGAAACTGTTTCAGCCAATAATGAAGAACTTCAGATGGCAGAAGCCGAGGTTTGATTATTGATATCCATTTTTGTGTTAAGACTGGCCAGCCTTGCCCGTCTAATAAAAATCTAACATAAT encodes:
- a CDS encoding YibE/F family protein; this encodes MKHLFKIDNNVLFIIVLLIFIAVMLVMPTGFEKVVSSDSIRAKALVTGTDNSLLNQHGIVKTGAQRLKLEVLDSEFKGRIIETHNHLIGKMEMDKVFNLGDKALVVLNLKNGDIANTTVIDHYRTNIEIYLFALFFIMVTVVAGKTGLKAMLSFIFTVLYLWKILLPAFLRGWNPILVSLASIMILTGVIIFSIAGISNKGFSAFLGSMSGIVMTCALSLTFGKYFKIHGAVLPFSEPLLYTGFPFLNLTGIFYSGIFIASSGVIMDVAMDIAAAMHEIKEKSPDISTGELVKSGLEVGRAVLGTMTTTLLLAYFGGYASMFMLFIAMGTPVMNIVNIQYVSAEIMHTLVGSFGLVTVVPFTAFMGGLIFSHRENETVSANNEELQMAEAEV